One region of Armigeres subalbatus isolate Guangzhou_Male chromosome 3, GZ_Asu_2, whole genome shotgun sequence genomic DNA includes:
- the LOC134225264 gene encoding uncharacterized protein LOC134225264 isoform X2, whose product MKCLLIAVALVSAVASVSANFCFVCNTREEPGCLAPLDTTLVRDCVGANNNTCFTRIVNREVERGCFATLSIADAANCNSDTNCELCHDLVNQGRCNAAIFPEHRLHCHQCTGATNESCAQEILATPAVCRFFDVTDQCYVRVSGDRVERGCLSESDFCRIESSCTLCDGNGCNFRHYEDGAMSIIVSIKTLAMALVATIAYGTLRQ is encoded by the exons ATGAAGTGCCTATTGATAGCAGTCGCCCTGGTGAGCGCGGTGGCGTCCGTGAGTGCAA ATTTCTGCTTTGTTTGCAATACCCGAGAGGAACCAGGTTGTTTAGCTCCTTTGGATACCACGCTGGTCCGCGACTGTGTCGGTGCCAACAACAACACATGCTTCACACGAATCGTCA ACCGTGAAGTTGAGCGGGGGTGTTTCGCCACACTGAGTATTGCGGACGCTGCCAATTGTAACAGTGATACCAATTGTGAGCTCTGTCATGATTTGGTAAACCAGGGTCGTTGCAACGCTGCT ATATTCCCGGAACATAGGCTCCACTGTCATCAGTGCACGGGTGCAACGAACGAATCATGTGCACAGGAAATATTAGCCACTCCTGCCGTGTGCAGATTTTTTGATGTGACGGATCAATGCTACGTGCGTGTTTCCGGGGATCGTGTTGAGCGCGGTTGCTTATCGGAAAGCGACTTCTGTAGAATCGAAAGCAGTTGCACTCTATGCGACGGAAACGGTTGCAACTTCAGACATTACGAAGATGGTGCTATGAGCATTATCGTTTCAATTAAGACACTGGCGATGGCTCTGGTTGCGACCATAGCATATGGAACTCTCAGACAGTAA